One Fusobacterium nucleatum genomic window carries:
- a CDS encoding DKNYY domain-containing protein, which translates to MKVDDFNEGLKFKKKRTSDLSFILRIVVIVFAMFIMFYLFYFLFNISDDNSYEIEQNGEKYGKSEFIKYQGEIYVPVPSGGLYTLTDVDVESFKALDSGGYIERIVGLDKNHVYFGNIPIPDLNPDTFYSIGNGYYSDGKNTYFCSASSERNTELSTLTEVVQILTYSKSKSKKTQSYIYPYKKIETDKKLKSIENLYFFATDGEKVYYKGEVLENADLSTLENIDGYNEYFADKENVYYKSKLLPIKNSGKLRVVSSEQGDGFLYDEVNGYIFIEDYSFDREKAPYKVIGNEGNHLYNLIFINNEGIYYYDNQEKKQKRAGDNIFIGNVEEISPNIFSDDENIYYLHAYDIRSATRSSANKLISRNTEIYFLDKKEDWQKVSDIQNGHAGAIWKKGEIYYYFDNFGIFQLIDDTVYKISDKETVEYLLNNNIGPNTIREFIENNKLIAINGEEKVKIEVKYDDSITISVKYFRIFLIFIGLVSIFYKKIKKLRNKNE; encoded by the coding sequence ATGAAAGTGGATGACTTTAATGAAGGTTTAAAATTTAAAAAGAAAAGAACTTCAGATCTATCATTTATTTTAAGAATAGTTGTAATTGTATTTGCAATGTTTATAATGTTTTATTTATTTTACTTTCTTTTTAATATATCAGATGATAATTCTTATGAAATTGAGCAAAATGGAGAAAAATATGGGAAAAGTGAATTTATTAAGTATCAGGGAGAAATTTATGTTCCTGTTCCAAGTGGAGGACTATATACTCTAACTGATGTTGATGTAGAAAGTTTTAAAGCTCTAGATTCAGGTGGTTATATTGAAAGAATTGTTGGTTTAGATAAAAATCATGTATATTTTGGAAATATTCCAATTCCTGATTTAAATCCAGATACATTTTATTCCATAGGAAATGGTTATTATAGTGATGGAAAAAATACCTATTTTTGTTCAGCAAGTTCAGAGAGAAATACAGAATTATCTACATTAACAGAAGTAGTACAAATACTAACATATTCTAAATCTAAAAGTAAGAAGACACAATCATATATTTACCCATATAAAAAAATAGAAACTGATAAGAAATTGAAATCAATTGAAAATTTATATTTTTTTGCAACAGATGGAGAAAAAGTATATTATAAAGGAGAAGTTTTAGAAAATGCTGATTTAAGTACATTAGAAAATATAGATGGCTATAATGAATATTTTGCTGATAAAGAAAATGTTTATTATAAATCAAAACTTTTACCTATCAAAAATAGTGGAAAGTTAAGAGTTGTTTCAAGTGAACAAGGAGATGGGTTTCTTTATGATGAAGTAAATGGTTATATATTTATAGAAGATTATTCTTTTGACAGAGAAAAAGCTCCATATAAAGTTATAGGAAATGAAGGAAATCATCTATATAATTTGATTTTTATTAATAATGAAGGAATTTATTACTATGATAACCAAGAAAAGAAACAAAAAAGAGCAGGAGATAATATTTTTATAGGAAATGTAGAAGAAATTAGTCCTAATATTTTCTCTGATGATGAAAATATTTATTATTTACATGCTTATGATATAAGGTCAGCAACTAGGTCAAGTGCAAATAAATTGATTTCAAGAAATACTGAAATATATTTTTTAGATAAAAAAGAAGATTGGCAAAAAGTATCTGATATTCAAAATGGACATGCAGGAGCTATATGGAAAAAAGGAGAGATATATTATTATTTTGATAATTTTGGGATTTTTCAATTGATAGATGATACAGTTTATAAAATTTCTGATAAGGAGACAGTTGAATATTTATTAAATAATAATATAGGTCCTAACACTATAAGAGAATTTATAGAAAATAATAAATTGATAGCAATTAATGGAGAAGAAAAAGTAAAAATAGAAGTTAAATATGATGATTCAATTACAATTTCGGTAAAATATTTTAGAATATTTTTAATCTTTATAGGACTTGTAAGTATTTTTTATAAAAAAATAAAGAAGCTAAGAAATAAAAATGAATAA